TGGAAAATACTGCAAATAAACCGAATGCGGCTCCCATACTCATGTCTGATTTGTTTAAAATAAATGTAATTAAGAAGATGATGAGATTGAAAATGAATAATGTAAAAAAGTTTTCTCTGTTTTTATAGACAGGGAAATAGATGAATCGGATCAATATAAATACCGAAACTAAATTGATGCTTAGGCGAATAAAAAATTTAGGTCCAAGCTTTTCAAACAGCGTAAATCCTGTATTAATAGCGTCTTCAGTTAACTCTTGCAGTAGTACCATGTAATGCTTTTTTTATTAAAATTAATTTTGGTTTAAAATTGTTGTGTTTTATTTTTCCAAATAAGTTGATAATTCCAAAACAATATTTGCTGATAGCACCTTCACGAATGTGATATTTTTTCATGAGTTTCATAAATGCTGAAGTAATAGCTTTATCTTGTTTTACTTCTGCAATGACGATGTTTTCTATTGTTTTGTTTTGTTCGTTGTTTTTAAAAGTTAAATTCAAATCAATGGTTACTCGTTCGGGCGAATGTTTGTTTACAAAAGTAATTCGGGAATAATTCACCCAGATCTTAGCTTCCAAATTAGCTGGTTTTAAAGGCGTTTTGTCGGTGAGCAGGGCTTCCGCTTTTTCTTTAATAAATCCATCAATTTCTTTTTGTTTAACTCTGTCTTTTATTGTTCTTCCTTTATTGTTTTTAAATTTCACTTCAAAAAAATTCAATTCAGATTCAACATATTTTCTGAACCGTATTTTAAATCTGCTAGGCTTGCCGCGGTGGTGTGAATGATATAAGTCAAAATCTTTGGTGTCGAAATAAAGTGATTCATATCTGCTTATTTTATTCCCATTTACATCCAATACTTTGTAATCATTCTTTAGCTGATTTAAAAATTCAGGAAGCTGATCAAATTTGAATACAAATTTTGTATCTGTTCGGTCCATCAACTTCACGCTGTCCATCTCCTTTAGGGTGATGGGTTCAAACTCATTCAGTATTTTATTTAATTCGTTCAAAATTTTAGTACTCGTAAGTGTATTTCTTTATTGAA
This Bacteroidota bacterium DNA region includes the following protein-coding sequences:
- a CDS encoding polyphosphate polymerase domain-containing protein, which translates into the protein MNELNKILNEFEPITLKEMDSVKLMDRTDTKFVFKFDQLPEFLNQLKNDYKVLDVNGNKISRYESLYFDTKDFDLYHSHHRGKPSRFKIRFRKYVESELNFFEVKFKNNKGRTIKDRVKQKEIDGFIKEKAEALLTDKTPLKPANLEAKIWVNYSRITFVNKHSPERVTIDLNLTFKNNEQNKTIENIVIAEVKQDKAITSAFMKLMKKYHIREGAISKYCFGIINLFGKIKHNNFKPKLILIKKALHGTTARVN